In the Candidatus Electrothrix rattekaaiensis genome, one interval contains:
- a CDS encoding caspase family protein, translating into MAGAKEQQDLGLKRKNDSSDKSTPPEFQRSLAVVIGIDRYSNGIPPLSTAVNDAQGLADILKGEEHGYEVILLTDEEATLSRLEKLFCKELPEKLGKDDRLLVYFAGHGIASPRDDGDPAGFLIPQNATLEEKTFWPMTDLHEALEKLECRHMLAILDCCFAGAFRWSSKRDFQPLPSVIHKERYERFIRSRAWQAITSAAYNQKALDILSGKVLSEQRGAQQQEQKPHSPFALSLFEALHGAADLQKDGVVTATELYLYLRNQVEVSAEQQADHQQTPGLWPLNRHEYGEFIFLLRPEDKLNLPPAPDLTEENNPYKGLSPYEKNDSELFFGRTALVKKLKRRVAKLPFTVVLGASGTGKSSLVKAGLLPALEHNANNEKRSEEVKTTSQPSSWFILERVTEKDGKTKKEVMRPGANPLNTLRRLLINDLPGVRPERKGGATPAGMIGQWRKKNPGQKLLLVIDQFEELITLCREEQAREDFIHELRQALEEHSEVLRIVLTLRSDFEAQISQNYLKDCWRQNYRFVVPPMTQNELREVIEQPASVMVLYFEPRELVDRLINEVIQTPGALPLLSFTLSELYLCYVKRQDGNRALTQKDYEEIGGVIGSLRRRIDHEYEKLDADEQATMKRILLRMIAFEGGELTRRRVPKQELKYPDAVENDRVDKVVDILSRKRLIVEGSSENTGGGTESYIEPAHDALIVAWDKLLKWRADEEEAMLLQRQLTRAAMDWEGSSGKKEKKGLLWDNNPRLVRAQEILQEKRFCSLRAEKKQGLFVWLKKFWQVLCPSFEDIEQTVWLNRVETAFVRRSVERKRNWTRGVTVFVLGIFISLLIGYDYQKGLKEETETALAESNYNLAKAFEEKAMTARRAANEQGDVEYKKTILFTSAALDILTSEQQYKLIVKSNIIDTFAYEIFNSSLPELWHFSSINNQFFSKVEFSYDGRLLASVSSTSNSKNNSTSNDYAVQIWNAETGKRLHNIWTEEIGYIEFSGDSKKLACISLNDTVRIFSTNTGKQINKFQVNSKFINIISYDDNKLIFGSRTGSIQILNANNGRIMSESHSKMIADTCSDSMTSNFGSLLNLKCSPQFHHLASFDGNLVLICDKNNAEELEGHEEYVTNIAFSPDGMRLASSSQDYTIRIWDTGTNSTLKILKNHKDTVNYIIFDQASKLLASTSDDHTVRIWNTETGNQLKVINGDAARVSFSRDNKKLATVKDTVRILDTDITMVR; encoded by the coding sequence ATGGCGGGCGCAAAAGAACAGCAAGATCTTGGTTTGAAGAGAAAAAACGATTCTTCGGACAAGTCTACTCCCCCGGAATTTCAACGAAGCCTCGCTGTAGTTATCGGGATAGACAGGTACAGCAACGGCATCCCTCCCCTGAGCACGGCGGTCAACGATGCCCAAGGACTGGCCGACATACTGAAAGGAGAAGAGCACGGCTACGAGGTTATATTGCTCACCGATGAAGAGGCCACATTATCACGCCTTGAGAAGCTGTTTTGCAAGGAACTTCCAGAAAAACTCGGTAAAGATGACCGACTGTTAGTCTATTTTGCCGGACACGGAATTGCAAGCCCCAGAGATGACGGTGATCCGGCTGGATTCCTGATTCCTCAGAACGCCACGTTGGAAGAAAAGACCTTCTGGCCCATGACCGATCTGCATGAGGCTCTGGAAAAGCTGGAATGCCGACACATGCTGGCAATCCTGGACTGCTGCTTTGCCGGGGCCTTCCGATGGTCCAGCAAGCGTGACTTTCAGCCACTGCCGTCTGTTATTCACAAAGAACGCTATGAACGATTCATCCGCAGCCGGGCCTGGCAGGCAATCACTTCCGCCGCCTACAACCAGAAGGCCCTGGATATTCTTTCAGGCAAGGTATTGAGCGAGCAAAGGGGGGCGCAACAGCAGGAACAGAAACCGCACTCGCCCTTTGCCCTGTCCCTGTTTGAAGCTCTGCACGGAGCGGCGGATTTGCAAAAAGACGGCGTTGTCACGGCCACAGAGCTTTACCTTTATTTGCGGAATCAGGTCGAAGTGAGTGCTGAACAGCAAGCCGATCATCAACAAACCCCCGGACTCTGGCCGCTCAACCGGCATGAGTACGGTGAATTCATTTTTTTGTTGCGGCCAGAGGATAAACTCAACCTGCCGCCCGCTCCTGATCTGACCGAAGAAAACAATCCCTATAAAGGGCTGTCTCCGTATGAAAAAAATGACAGCGAGCTGTTCTTCGGGCGCACGGCCCTAGTTAAAAAACTGAAACGGCGCGTAGCAAAGCTGCCGTTCACCGTGGTGTTAGGGGCTTCCGGCACCGGTAAATCCAGTCTGGTCAAGGCGGGTCTGCTGCCTGCGTTGGAGCATAATGCAAATAATGAGAAACGATCAGAGGAAGTGAAGACCACCTCCCAACCTTCATCCTGGTTCATTCTGGAAAGAGTGACGGAGAAGGACGGAAAGACGAAAAAAGAGGTCATGCGGCCCGGTGCAAATCCGCTGAACACATTGCGCAGATTGCTCATCAATGATCTGCCCGGTGTGCGACCGGAACGAAAGGGAGGAGCCACGCCAGCCGGAATGATCGGGCAATGGCGCAAAAAAAATCCAGGACAAAAACTGCTGCTGGTTATTGACCAATTTGAAGAACTCATCACCCTGTGCCGTGAGGAGCAAGCGCGGGAAGACTTCATCCATGAACTGAGGCAGGCTCTGGAAGAGCATAGCGAGGTGCTGCGCATTGTGCTCACCCTGCGTTCTGATTTTGAAGCCCAGATTTCCCAGAATTATCTCAAGGACTGCTGGCGGCAGAACTACCGCTTTGTTGTACCGCCCATGACGCAGAACGAGCTGCGGGAGGTCATTGAGCAGCCCGCCTCGGTCATGGTGCTCTATTTCGAACCCCGCGAACTGGTTGACCGCCTGATCAACGAGGTTATCCAGACTCCCGGTGCCCTGCCCCTGCTTTCCTTCACCCTCAGTGAACTGTATCTTTGCTATGTTAAGCGTCAGGACGGTAACCGTGCTTTAACACAAAAGGATTATGAGGAAATCGGCGGAGTTATCGGCTCGCTGCGTCGTCGCATTGATCATGAATATGAAAAACTTGATGCAGATGAGCAGGCGACTATGAAACGCATTCTGCTGCGCATGATCGCCTTTGAGGGCGGCGAACTGACCCGCAGACGGGTACCCAAGCAGGAGCTTAAATATCCTGATGCGGTGGAAAATGACCGTGTGGACAAGGTTGTCGATATACTCTCTCGGAAACGTCTTATTGTTGAAGGAAGCAGCGAGAATACCGGGGGCGGAACCGAATCCTATATTGAACCGGCCCATGATGCCCTGATTGTTGCCTGGGATAAGCTGCTCAAGTGGCGGGCCGACGAGGAAGAGGCCATGCTGCTCCAGAGGCAGCTGACACGGGCGGCGATGGATTGGGAGGGCAGTTCGGGTAAAAAAGAGAAAAAGGGGCTGCTTTGGGATAACAATCCAAGGCTGGTGAGAGCGCAGGAAATTCTTCAGGAAAAGCGTTTCTGCAGTTTGCGGGCTGAGAAAAAACAGGGGCTGTTTGTATGGTTGAAGAAGTTCTGGCAGGTACTGTGTCCTTCGTTCGAGGATATTGAGCAGACTGTCTGGCTGAATCGGGTTGAGACTGCTTTTGTGAGGCGGAGTGTTGAGAGGAAGCGGAATTGGACGCGAGGGGTTACGGTTTTCGTGTTAGGTATTTTTATCTCCTTGTTGATAGGTTACGATTACCAGAAAGGACTAAAAGAAGAAACTGAAACTGCTCTTGCTGAATCAAACTATAACCTTGCCAAGGCGTTTGAAGAAAAGGCAATGACTGCACGGAGGGCAGCAAATGAACAAGGCGATGTAGAATACAAAAAAACTATTCTGTTTACTTCGGCAGCGTTAGATATTTTAACGTCAGAACAACAATATAAACTTATTGTAAAGTCAAATATTATAGACACTTTTGCATACGAAATATTCAATTCATCTTTACCAGAGTTATGGCACTTTTCTTCTATCAATAATCAATTTTTTTCAAAAGTAGAATTTAGCTATGACGGCAGACTACTTGCCTCTGTTTCTAGCACGTCCAATTCTAAAAATAATTCTACTTCTAATGATTACGCAGTTCAGATATGGAACGCAGAAACTGGCAAACGACTCCATAATATATGGACTGAAGAGATTGGATATATTGAATTCAGTGGAGACAGCAAAAAGCTTGCTTGTATTTCTCTGAATGATACAGTGAGAATTTTTTCTACCAATACAGGTAAGCAAATTAATAAATTTCAAGTAAACAGTAAATTTATTAACATTATTAGTTATGATGATAATAAACTTATCTTTGGTTCTCGTACAGGAAGTATTCAAATTTTGAATGCCAATAATGGTAGAATAATGTCCGAGAGTCATAGCAAAATGATTGCGGATACGTGCTCAGACTCAATGACTTCAAATTTTGGATCTCTTTTAAATTTAAAATGTAGTCCACAATTCCATCACCTTGCTTCCTTCGATGGCAATCTCGTTTTAATTTGTGACAAAAATAATGCTGAAGAGCTCGAAGGACATGAGGAGTATGTCACAAATATTGCCTTCAGTCCTGATGGAATGAGGCTGGCTTCCTCCTCTCAAGACTATACAATTCGAATATGGGATACTGGAACTAATAGCACCTTAAAGATATTAAAAAATCATAAAGATACTGTTAATTATATTATATTTGATCAGGCCAGTAAGCTACTGGCTTCTACTTCTGATGATCATACGGTTCGGATTTGGAATACTGAAACAGGTAACCAGCTAAAAGTAATCAATGGAGATGCTGCCAGAGTCAGCTTTAGTCGTGACAATAAAAAGCTCGCTACTGTTAAGGATACAGTGCGAATTTTGGATACTGATATAACAATGGTTCGGTAA
- a CDS encoding transposase has product MEQKIRSILSGTEGLKAVRRNALIHIFTLFVALPSRVNFLAMARHGHFSERTYRNHFEKKFDFFDFNKQLVKQFCSPHRIIAGDCSFIPKAGKSTPHLGKFWSGCASKALPGLEISSLAVIDVDTNRAFHLECEQTPGTLPDNESRIDFYVDQVVRHAKDLKELADYFVYDGAAAKKKFADGIVEHTGLHLVSKLRRDANLRYLYTGPRRPGPGKPKQYDGKIQWKNLELNRFDICYEDDEIIIHTAIVNSVSLKRNIRIAYISRKGSDSYAVLFSTDINLDGLLIYKYYKARFQIEFLFRDAKQYTGLTHCQARSENKLYFHFNCSLTSVSLAKADFFDKVENQGAPFSMRNITDYYSTKLFLDRILSKLDIELSSEKFSFDYEELLNTAGALA; this is encoded by the coding sequence ATGGAGCAAAAAATCAGAAGTATTTTAAGCGGTACAGAGGGCCTCAAGGCCGTCAGGAGAAACGCCCTGATCCATATTTTCACCCTCTTTGTCGCTTTACCAAGCCGTGTCAATTTTCTCGCCATGGCCCGCCACGGTCATTTTTCTGAAAGAACATATCGAAATCATTTCGAGAAAAAATTTGATTTTTTCGATTTCAACAAACAACTTGTGAAGCAGTTCTGTTCTCCTCATCGAATTATCGCAGGAGACTGCTCTTTCATCCCCAAAGCCGGTAAAAGTACTCCTCATCTTGGCAAATTCTGGAGCGGATGTGCTTCCAAGGCACTACCGGGGCTTGAAATTAGCTCTCTGGCGGTTATTGATGTTGACACGAACAGGGCTTTTCATCTCGAATGCGAACAGACTCCAGGGACTCTTCCTGACAACGAAAGTCGAATTGATTTCTATGTCGATCAAGTGGTCAGGCATGCCAAAGATCTCAAAGAACTCGCCGATTACTTTGTCTACGACGGAGCTGCCGCAAAGAAAAAGTTTGCCGACGGCATCGTTGAACACACCGGATTGCATCTCGTTAGTAAACTTCGCCGAGATGCGAACTTGCGTTATTTATACACTGGCCCGAGGAGGCCGGGGCCAGGCAAGCCGAAGCAATATGATGGCAAAATCCAGTGGAAGAATCTTGAACTCAACCGCTTTGACATTTGCTATGAAGATGATGAAATTATTATACATACAGCTATCGTTAATAGTGTGTCGCTGAAGCGTAACATCCGTATTGCTTATATCAGCAGAAAAGGCTCCGATAGTTATGCCGTTCTTTTTTCAACCGATATAAACCTAGACGGATTGCTGATTTATAAATATTACAAGGCCCGCTTTCAGATAGAATTTCTCTTTCGGGACGCGAAGCAATATACCGGGCTCACACACTGTCAGGCGCGAAGTGAAAATAAGCTGTATTTTCACTTCAACTGCTCATTGACCTCCGTATCACTTGCAAAAGCCGACTTCTTCGACAAAGTTGAAAATCAGGGGGCACCTTTTTCGATGAGAAATATAACCGATTATTATTCCACCAAATTATTTCTTGATCGGATTTTGTCCAAGTTAGATATTGAGCTGAGTTCAGAAAAATTCAGCTTCGATTATGAAGAATTGCTGAATACCGCAGGTGCGCTTGCATAA
- a CDS encoding caspase family protein, with translation MADKNERGLIKGKDAGKKSSSSEFRRSLAIIIGIDRYNNNIPRLSTAVNDARALAKILKHDHKYEVILLIDEEADKPGMEAVFLDKRVSSLNDNDRLLFYFAGHGIALDGEHDPKGYLIPQDAEPEETSFWPMTDLYNALDVLKCRHMLAILDCCFAGAFRWSGTRDFQPLPKVLYRERYERYIRDPAWQVITSAAHNQKALDTLSGYVVGQHGIVQKEEQQHSPFARTLFEALHGAADSIPKGGDGVITAMELAVYLQYHVGANTEQLADHQQTAQLWPLKKHEQGEFIFLVPGQNEELDLPDAPDLTEDNNPYKGLKSYEQDDSELFFGRTELIEELQQQVEDRPFTVVLGASGTGKSSLVKAGLLPALEKKAKAEKNDTSQPSSWFIPKEIMRPGADPLPTLHSLLIRELPGVSAVREKEISLTWLVGKWAGKNPGQKLLLVIDQFEELITLCRQEEKRNAFIRELKQALKKHQEVLRIVLTLRSDFESQISQLDFWEGDWEKAHRFIVRPMTQNELREVIEEPASAKVLYFEPRTLIDTLINEVLQTPGALPLLSFTLYELYLSYAKNPDGSRALTEKNYKKIGGVIGSLRRRINEEYEKFKDSPKYQETMRRILLRMVAFEGGELTRRQVPIWEFDYPDAKENERVEEIRKTLLEARLLVGNDNEDSDDKAEPYVEAAHDELIVAWEKLFEWRDKEGEKMLLHRQLTRAAADWRRGENEKERKALLWDNSPRLLRVQEFLEQESFDDTEGSSKVETKQRSFRLLRQFCRNLCPSFAPLDQHVWLNQFETDFVRRSIERKRNWTRGVTAFILAVIVALATAGIITWIQREKAVSALLKANYNLAKAFEEKALPALETAKAKKDVSAYKKAVLFASAALELEIEADRSALKDNSINILFDSEVFSSALVEQWISPSPDNHTSSVLSVSFNPDGTRLASASGDKTIRLWDASTGKLINLLEGHTDSVLSVSFNPDGTQLASASGDKTIRLWDAATGKQINLLEEHTDSVNSVTFNYDGTRLASASDDKTVRLWNAATGKQINLLEEHTDSVNSVAFNHDGTRLASASDDKTVRLWDTVTGIQTNLLEGHTDSVNSVAFSPDGTRLASASGSLFSSDKTVRLWDTATGIQLSLLEGHTSTILNVSFNRDGTRLASASHDKTVRLWDAERGRQLNLFKGHTYYVNSVAFNHDGTRLAFASSDKTVRLWDAATGGQINLLEGHASDPTTLDEKFDHYASDLLSALESSGTLLDTEDSFSTNSRPSLTYVHTYYVNSVAFSPDGTRLASAANDRTTRLWNAATGRVLNVLEGHTYYVNSVAFNHDGTRLASASDDKTIRLWDAAGKQINLLEGHTDSVSSVAFNHDGTRLASASNDNTIRLWDAAGKQINLLEGHTDSVNSVAFNHDGTRLVSASDDKTVRLWDAATGIQSNLLEGHTDYVNSVAFNYDGTLLASASDDKTVRLWDTATGKVLNVFQGHTEFVNSVVFNPDSTQLVSASNDNTIRLWGLRSYMHFWQGTQTTSLYRNFIEAVKFLWQLDVQGMEIVHKERILTDMERLDALLAPPAPGKNKFDQILEWAEQQERNKTNSISKYTLPLMP, from the coding sequence ATGGCGGATAAAAACGAGCGAGGTTTGATCAAAGGCAAAGATGCCGGTAAAAAATCCTCCTCTTCCGAGTTTCGGCGCAGTCTCGCAATAATTATCGGCATAGACCGATACAACAACAACATCCCCCGACTGAGCACAGCTGTTAATGACGCCCGTGCGTTGGCAAAAATACTGAAACATGACCACAAGTATGAGGTCATATTGCTGATCGATGAGGAAGCTGATAAGCCGGGAATGGAAGCTGTGTTTCTCGACAAAAGAGTCAGCAGCCTCAATGACAATGACCGTCTACTGTTCTATTTTGCCGGGCACGGGATCGCGCTGGACGGAGAACACGACCCGAAAGGCTACCTAATTCCCCAGGACGCCGAGCCGGAAGAAACCAGCTTCTGGCCCATGACCGATCTGTACAATGCTCTGGATGTGCTAAAGTGCCGCCATATGCTGGCAATCCTGGACTGCTGCTTTGCCGGGGCTTTCCGCTGGTCCGGCACCCGCGATTTTCAACCGTTGCCAAAGGTTCTTTACCGGGAACGTTACGAACGTTATATCCGCGATCCGGCCTGGCAGGTGATCACTTCAGCGGCCCATAACCAAAAGGCTCTGGATACCCTTTCCGGCTATGTGGTGGGACAACATGGTATTGTCCAAAAGGAGGAACAGCAGCATTCCCCCTTTGCCCGGACCCTGTTCGAGGCCCTGCACGGTGCCGCCGATTCCATACCCAAAGGAGGGGACGGTGTTATCACCGCTATGGAGTTGGCTGTTTACCTGCAATACCATGTCGGGGCGAACACCGAGCAGCTGGCGGATCATCAGCAGACCGCGCAACTCTGGCCCCTCAAAAAACACGAACAGGGGGAGTTCATCTTTCTGGTGCCGGGCCAGAATGAGGAACTCGACCTGCCGGACGCCCCTGATCTGACCGAAGATAATAATCCCTATAAGGGCTTGAAGTCCTATGAACAGGATGATAGCGAACTCTTTTTCGGGCGCACCGAGCTAATCGAAGAGCTACAACAGCAGGTTGAGGATCGACCGTTTACTGTGGTGCTGGGGGCCTCCGGTACGGGCAAGTCCAGTCTGGTCAAAGCCGGACTGCTGCCTGCGCTGGAAAAGAAGGCGAAAGCGGAAAAAAACGATACCTCTCAACCGTCTTCCTGGTTCATTCCAAAGGAGATAATGCGTCCCGGAGCCGACCCGCTGCCGACATTGCATTCTCTGCTGATCAGGGAACTGCCCGGTGTCAGTGCAGTACGAGAAAAAGAGATCTCGCTCACCTGGCTTGTCGGGAAATGGGCCGGGAAAAATCCGGGGCAGAAACTGCTGCTGGTCATTGATCAGTTTGAAGAACTCATCACCCTGTGCCGCCAGGAAGAAAAGCGGAATGCCTTTATTCGGGAACTGAAACAGGCTCTGAAGAAGCACCAGGAAGTGCTGCGCATTGTCCTCACCCTGCGTTCCGATTTTGAATCCCAGATTTCCCAGCTCGACTTCTGGGAGGGCGATTGGGAAAAGGCACATCGATTCATAGTGCGTCCCATGACCCAAAATGAATTGCGGGAGGTCATTGAAGAGCCTGCTTCGGCCAAAGTGCTCTATTTTGAACCCCGCACCTTAATTGATACCTTGATCAACGAGGTGCTTCAGACTCCGGGCGCCCTGCCCCTGCTGTCCTTCACCCTGTACGAACTCTATCTCAGCTACGCCAAAAATCCTGACGGAAGCCGTGCCTTGACCGAGAAGAATTACAAAAAAATCGGCGGAGTCATCGGCTCCCTGCGCCGCCGTATTAATGAGGAATACGAAAAGTTCAAAGATTCTCCCAAATATCAAGAGACCATGCGACGGATCCTCCTGCGTATGGTTGCGTTCGAGGGCGGCGAGCTAACCCGAAGGCAGGTGCCGATATGGGAATTTGACTATCCTGATGCGAAAGAAAATGAGCGGGTGGAAGAGATCCGTAAAACACTTCTTGAGGCCAGACTCCTTGTTGGAAATGATAACGAAGACAGCGACGATAAAGCTGAACCCTATGTGGAAGCAGCCCATGACGAACTGATTGTCGCCTGGGAAAAATTGTTCGAGTGGCGGGACAAAGAGGGTGAAAAGATGCTGCTGCACAGGCAGCTGACGCGGGCGGCGGCGGATTGGAGGCGTGGTGAGAATGAAAAAGAGCGGAAAGCATTGCTTTGGGATAACAGTCCGAGGTTGTTGCGGGTGCAGGAGTTTCTTGAGCAGGAAAGTTTCGACGACACGGAGGGCAGCTCAAAGGTTGAGACGAAGCAGCGGAGTTTCCGTTTATTGAGGCAATTCTGCAGAAATTTGTGCCCTTCATTTGCACCTCTTGATCAGCATGTCTGGTTGAACCAATTTGAGACGGATTTTGTTCGACGGAGTATTGAGAGAAAGCGGAATTGGACACGGGGTGTTACGGCATTCATATTAGCTGTGATTGTGGCGTTGGCAACTGCTGGAATAATTACCTGGATACAAAGAGAGAAGGCCGTCTCGGCATTATTAAAAGCCAATTACAATCTTGCCAAGGCGTTTGAGGAAAAAGCCCTACCTGCTCTGGAAACGGCTAAAGCAAAAAAAGATGTCAGCGCGTATAAGAAAGCCGTACTTTTTGCCTCGGCAGCCCTGGAGCTGGAGATTGAAGCAGATAGATCCGCCTTGAAGGACAACTCTATAAATATACTCTTTGATTCAGAAGTATTTTCCTCTGCACTGGTGGAACAGTGGATTTCTCCATCTCCAGATAATCATACTTCTTCTGTCCTCAGTGTGTCGTTTAATCCCGACGGCACACGACTGGCTTCCGCTTCCGGTGACAAAACAATCCGGTTGTGGGATGCCTCAACAGGAAAACTGATTAATCTGCTTGAAGGACATACTGATTCTGTCCTCAGTGTGTCCTTCAATCCCGACGGCACACAACTGGCTTCCGCTTCCGGTGATAAAACAATCCGGCTGTGGGATGCCGCAACAGGAAAACAAATCAATCTGCTCGAAGAGCATACTGATTCTGTCAACAGCGTGACATTCAACTACGACGGCACACGACTGGCTTCCGCTTCCGATGACAAAACAGTACGGCTGTGGAATGCCGCAACAGGAAAACAGATCAATCTACTCGAAGAGCATACTGATTCTGTCAACAGCGTGGCATTCAACCACGACGGCACACGACTGGCTTCCGCTTCCGATGACAAAACAGTACGGCTGTGGGATACCGTAACAGGAATACAGACCAACCTGCTTGAAGGACATACTGATTCTGTTAACAGCGTGGCATTCAGTCCCGACGGCACACGGCTGGCCTCCGCTTCTGGGAGTTTATTTTCCTCGGACAAAACAGTACGGCTGTGGGATACTGCAACAGGAATACAGCTTAGCTTACTTGAAGGGCATACTTCTACTATCCTCAATGTGTCGTTCAATCGAGACGGTACACGACTAGCTTCCGCCTCCCACGATAAAACAGTGCGCTTATGGGATGCTGAAAGAGGAAGACAGCTCAATCTATTCAAGGGACATACTTATTATGTCAACAGCGTGGCATTCAACCACGACGGCACACGACTGGCTTTTGCTTCTTCAGACAAAACAGTCCGACTGTGGGATGCCGCAACAGGAGGACAGATCAACCTACTTGAGGGGCATGCTTCGGATCCTACCACATTAGATGAAAAGTTCGATCATTATGCATCTGACCTGTTGAGTGCATTAGAGAGTTCTGGAACTCTTCTGGATACAGAGGACTCTTTTTCTACCAATTCGCGCCCCTCCCTTACTTATGTGCATACTTATTATGTCAACAGCGTGGCATTCAGTCCCGACGGCACACGATTGGCTTCCGCAGCTAATGATCGAACAACACGACTGTGGAATGCCGCAACAGGAAGAGTGCTCAATGTACTTGAAGGACATACTTATTATGTTAACAGCGTAGCATTCAACCACGACGGCACACGACTGGCTTCCGCTTCCGATGACAAAACAATCCGGCTGTGGGATGCCGCAGGAAAACAGATCAATCTGCTCGAAGGGCATACTGATTCTGTCAGCAGCGTAGCATTCAACCACGACGGCACACGACTGGCTTCCGCTTCCAATGACAACACAATCCGACTGTGGGATGCCGCAGGAAAACAGATCAATCTGCTCGAAGGGCATACTGATTCTGTCAACAGCGTGGCATTCAACCACGACGGCACACGACTGGTCTCCGCTTCCGATGACAAAACAGTGCGGCTGTGGGATGCCGCAACAGGAATACAGAGCAACCTGCTCGAAGGACATACTGATTATGTCAACAGCGTAGCATTCAACTACGATGGCACACTACTGGCTTCCGCTTCCGACGACAAAACAGTCCGGCTGTGGGATACTGCAACAGGAAAAGTACTCAACGTATTTCAAGGGCATACGGAGTTTGTCAACAGCGTGGTATTCAATCCCGATAGCACACAACTAGTTTCCGCTTCCAATGACAACACAATCCGACTGTGGGGGCTTAGGTCATATATGCATTTTTGGCAGGGCACTCAAACGACCTCTCTCTACCGGAATTTTATTGAAGCTGTGAAATTCCTATGGCAGCTTGACGTACAAGGCATGGAAATTGTGCATAAGGAACGCATCCTAACGGATATGGAACGATTAGACGCACTGCTTGCTCCTCCAGCACCCGGCAAAAACAAATTCGATCAGATACTGGAATGGGCAGAACAGCAAGAAAGAAACAAGACAAATTCTATCTCGAAATACACATTGCCGCTCATGCCCTGA